From Halomicrobium salinisoli, the proteins below share one genomic window:
- the trmY gene encoding tRNA (pseudouridine(54)-N(1))-methyltransferase TrmY: MRQFVVVGHDVPTTPEFSLDDLTGAGRLDLLARCVTTGFVLSHGIREDVRVHLVLDGEYAVHFEGSELQGLNPDERSTAALVRTALEDREEAIGHVAAETTPGVSISRRDLAAVLDDAGGTVLRLHEDGDAAAEVDPPDDPVFVLSDERDLTDEEAALVDERADRRLSLGPRAIHADHAVAVAHNYLDTDGFTRY, translated from the coding sequence ATGCGACAGTTCGTCGTCGTCGGCCACGACGTCCCGACGACCCCGGAGTTCTCGCTGGACGACCTGACCGGCGCCGGCCGACTCGACCTCCTCGCCCGCTGCGTCACCACGGGGTTCGTCCTCTCGCACGGCATCCGGGAGGACGTCCGCGTCCACCTCGTGCTCGACGGCGAGTACGCGGTCCACTTCGAGGGCAGCGAACTCCAGGGACTGAACCCCGACGAGCGCTCGACGGCGGCGCTGGTCCGGACGGCCCTGGAGGACCGCGAGGAGGCCATCGGCCACGTAGCCGCGGAGACGACGCCGGGCGTGTCCATCTCCCGGCGGGACCTCGCGGCCGTCCTCGACGACGCCGGCGGGACCGTCCTGCGCCTCCACGAGGACGGCGACGCCGCCGCCGAGGTCGACCCGCCCGACGACCCCGTGTTCGTGCTCTCGGACGAGCGCGACCTGACCGACGAGGAGGCCGCCCTCGTCGACGAGCGCGCCGACCGCCGGCTCTCGCTGGGACCGCGGGCGATCCACGCCGACCACGCCGTCGCCGTGGCGCACAACTACCTCGACACGGACGGGTTCACGCGGTACTGA
- a CDS encoding rhodanese-like domain-containing protein: protein MVAELAPETVRERIDGDESFDLIDVRDGDAYEDGHLPGAEHVTVEELEETVAERDWADEVVVYCYVGQTSIQAARLIEEYGDAERVASMDGGYEAWESPAAAD, encoded by the coding sequence ATGGTCGCAGAACTCGCCCCCGAGACGGTCCGCGAGCGCATCGACGGCGACGAGTCGTTCGACCTGATCGACGTCCGCGACGGCGACGCCTACGAGGACGGGCACCTCCCCGGTGCCGAGCACGTCACCGTCGAGGAACTCGAGGAGACCGTCGCCGAGCGCGACTGGGCCGACGAGGTGGTCGTCTACTGCTACGTCGGCCAGACGTCGATCCAGGCCGCCCGCCTCATCGAGGAGTACGGCGACGCCGAGCGGGTCGCCTCGATGGACGGCGGCTACGAGGCCTGGGAGTCGCCCGCCGCCGCGGACTGA
- a CDS encoding sulfurtransferase TusA family protein has translation MPSIDDVTDAPDELSDERAEELLEEADLVQDMMGEVCPYPQVEAKKGLQKIDSGELLVQETDHVPCTENVPRAVGDDAEARVWRSGDAKYRIYLRKQ, from the coding sequence ATGCCATCCATCGACGACGTCACCGACGCGCCCGACGAACTGAGCGACGAACGAGCCGAGGAGCTCCTGGAGGAGGCCGACCTCGTCCAGGACATGATGGGCGAGGTCTGCCCGTACCCGCAGGTGGAGGCCAAGAAGGGCCTCCAGAAGATCGACTCGGGCGAGCTGCTCGTCCAGGAGACTGATCACGTGCCCTGCACCGAGAACGTGCCCCGCGCCGTCGGGGACGACGCCGAGGCGCGCGTCTGGCGCAGCGGCGACGCCAAGTACCGCATCTACCTCCGCAAGCAGTGA
- a CDS encoding YeeE/YedE family protein: MISTIVVAAVVGIGLGVFLQKGRFCFVNAFRDFFAYKDSRVTKGVLAATLLTMVFWGIAYQLGYYQGFWTPRWGLTGLVGGFIFGVGMTYAGGCASGTLYRAGEGYLQFWLTLLFMGVGYAGFTVAFPTLQTTYFEPLTFGEGVSLFAISPVPAGLLGVLVAVGALLVYATLIGRTGTRADAEERSTAASVRPAAMLAPLVGLQQFARGTAEYFRGVAEAARNPLEASKQPWDPRSAALGITAVAVLWFTQVSIVGVTGPEARWTGYLLSQVGVDAGSFEYWGSILFQGQGVGVTVDMVMIAFVIVGAALAALWSGDFSLRVPKRRRLPNAVVGGLMMGAGSRLAPGCNIGNIYSGIAELSVHSFIAAAGIVAGVYVMTHWIYREVGCAI, translated from the coding sequence GTGATATCGACGATAGTGGTCGCAGCCGTCGTCGGGATCGGCCTGGGGGTGTTCCTCCAGAAGGGCCGGTTCTGCTTCGTGAACGCCTTCCGGGACTTCTTCGCCTACAAGGACTCTCGGGTGACGAAGGGCGTGCTCGCGGCGACGCTGCTGACGATGGTCTTCTGGGGCATCGCTTACCAGCTTGGTTACTACCAGGGCTTCTGGACGCCGCGGTGGGGCCTGACCGGCCTCGTCGGCGGGTTCATCTTCGGCGTGGGGATGACCTACGCCGGCGGGTGCGCCTCCGGCACGCTCTACCGCGCCGGCGAGGGATACCTGCAGTTCTGGCTGACGCTTCTGTTCATGGGCGTCGGCTACGCCGGCTTCACGGTCGCGTTCCCGACGCTACAGACCACCTACTTCGAGCCGCTGACCTTCGGCGAGGGCGTGAGCCTGTTCGCCATCTCGCCGGTCCCGGCGGGGCTACTGGGCGTCCTCGTGGCCGTCGGCGCGCTGCTGGTCTACGCCACGCTGATCGGTCGAACCGGGACGCGCGCCGACGCCGAGGAGCGCTCGACCGCGGCGTCGGTGCGGCCCGCGGCGATGCTCGCGCCGCTCGTCGGCCTCCAGCAGTTCGCCCGCGGCACAGCCGAGTACTTCCGGGGCGTCGCCGAGGCCGCCCGCAACCCCCTCGAGGCGAGCAAGCAGCCGTGGGACCCCCGCAGCGCCGCGCTGGGCATCACCGCCGTCGCGGTCCTGTGGTTCACGCAGGTCTCCATCGTCGGCGTCACGGGGCCGGAGGCCCGGTGGACGGGCTACCTGCTCTCGCAGGTCGGGGTCGACGCCGGCTCCTTCGAGTACTGGGGGTCGATCCTCTTCCAGGGCCAGGGCGTCGGCGTCACCGTCGACATGGTGATGATCGCGTTCGTCATCGTCGGCGCGGCGCTGGCCGCCCTCTGGAGCGGCGACTTCTCGCTGCGGGTCCCCAAGCGGCGTCGCCTGCCCAACGCGGTCGTCGGCGGCCTGATGATGGGCGCCGGCTCGCGGCTCGCGCCGGGCTGCAACATCGGCAACATCTACTCCGGCATCGCGGAGCTGTCGGTCCACTCCTTCATCGCCGCCGCCGGCATCGTCGCCGGCGTCTACGTGATGACCCACTGGATCTACCGCGAGGTCGGCTGCGCCATCTGA
- a CDS encoding type 1 glutamine amidotransferase domain-containing protein, which yields MSDSDQTDLDGTTVGIYLAPEGTEEVEFVEPRDAVSEAGADVAVLGIEPGEGQTVNNDLEESESYAVDETFAEASADDFDALIVPGGTVGADKLRADEDAVELLRQHVENGKPAGVICHGPWTLIEADVVESRTLTSYPSLQTDVRNAGGEWVDEEVVTDDGLVTSRTPDDLEAFCDAIVSEFAAVPAEQ from the coding sequence ATGAGCGACTCTGATCAGACCGATCTCGACGGCACGACGGTCGGGATCTACCTGGCTCCCGAAGGCACCGAGGAGGTGGAGTTCGTCGAACCGCGAGACGCCGTCTCCGAAGCCGGCGCCGACGTCGCTGTCCTCGGCATCGAGCCCGGCGAGGGCCAGACTGTCAACAACGACCTCGAGGAGAGTGAATCCTACGCGGTCGACGAGACGTTCGCCGAGGCCTCGGCCGACGACTTCGACGCGCTGATCGTTCCCGGCGGCACCGTCGGCGCCGACAAGCTCCGGGCCGACGAGGACGCGGTCGAACTCCTGCGCCAGCACGTCGAGAACGGGAAGCCCGCGGGCGTCATCTGTCACGGGCCGTGGACGCTGATCGAGGCGGACGTCGTCGAGAGCCGGACGCTAACCTCCTATCCCAGCCTGCAGACCGACGTCCGCAACGCCGGCGGCGAGTGGGTCGACGAGGAAGTCGTCACCGACGACGGGCTCGTGACGAGCCGCACGCCCGACGACCTCGAGGCGTTCTGCGACGCGATCGTCTCGGAGTTCGCCGCGGTCCCGGCCGAGCAGTAG
- a CDS encoding glycoside hydrolase family 43 protein yields MRYENPVLPGFHPDPTVCRADGTFYLATSTFEYVPGVPLYRSQNLADWEPIGHVLTRESQLDLSDADASAGIFAPTLRYHEGTFYLVTTNVSGDGHFLVTTDDPAGEWSDPTWIDAPGIDPDLFFDGDTCYFTFHDEDPDNPVRQAELDVETGDLGDVHTVWTGYRDPWAEAPHIYERDGTYYMLLAEGGTHTGHMVVAARADDPAGPYEGCPDNPILTQWGRPREEIQALGHADLVRDGDGQWWLVCLGIRQRGPWPRFHHLGRETFLAPVSWDDGWPVVNDGEPIEAEMDAPLPGERRPGETAVERTDTTFDDLDVEWQFRGRRDGERYETGEAGLRLRGGPERLDEPGATFVGRRQTAFDCRAEATLSFDPSAGEEAGLAVLADDDHHYQVGVTRRDGRREAVVRLRIGDATDVVGRRPVGETVELAVDAAADEYRFLVDGEEFGSAATRYLSTEVAAGFTGAVLGPYATGRGTTCETDAVVERFVYES; encoded by the coding sequence ATGCGCTACGAGAACCCCGTGCTGCCGGGCTTTCACCCCGACCCGACGGTCTGCCGGGCCGACGGGACCTTCTACCTCGCCACCAGTACCTTCGAGTACGTCCCCGGCGTCCCGCTGTACCGCAGCCAGAACCTCGCCGACTGGGAGCCGATCGGCCACGTGCTGACCCGCGAGTCACAGCTGGACCTCAGCGACGCCGACGCGTCCGCCGGGATCTTCGCGCCGACGCTGCGCTACCACGAGGGCACCTTCTACCTCGTCACCACCAACGTCAGCGGCGACGGCCACTTCCTCGTCACCACCGACGATCCCGCGGGCGAGTGGTCCGATCCGACGTGGATCGACGCGCCCGGTATCGACCCGGACCTGTTCTTCGACGGCGACACCTGCTACTTCACCTTCCACGACGAGGACCCCGACAACCCCGTTCGGCAGGCCGAACTCGACGTCGAGACGGGCGACCTCGGCGACGTCCACACCGTCTGGACGGGCTACCGCGACCCCTGGGCCGAGGCGCCCCACATCTACGAGCGCGACGGCACCTACTACATGCTCCTCGCCGAGGGCGGCACCCACACCGGCCACATGGTCGTCGCGGCGCGCGCCGACGACCCGGCCGGCCCCTACGAGGGGTGTCCCGACAACCCGATCCTCACCCAGTGGGGCCGGCCGCGCGAGGAGATCCAGGCCCTCGGCCACGCCGACCTCGTCCGGGACGGCGACGGCCAGTGGTGGCTGGTCTGTCTCGGCATCCGCCAGCGCGGCCCCTGGCCGCGCTTTCACCACCTCGGGCGCGAGACCTTCCTCGCGCCCGTCTCCTGGGACGACGGCTGGCCGGTCGTCAACGACGGCGAGCCGATCGAGGCCGAGATGGACGCGCCGCTCCCCGGCGAGCGCCGGCCCGGCGAGACGGCCGTCGAGCGCACCGACACGACGTTCGACGACCTGGACGTCGAGTGGCAGTTCCGCGGACGGCGCGACGGCGAGCGCTACGAGACCGGCGAGGCGGGGCTCCGGCTGCGCGGCGGCCCGGAGCGGCTGGACGAGCCCGGCGCCACCTTCGTCGGCCGCCGGCAGACGGCCTTCGACTGCCGCGCCGAGGCGACGCTGTCGTTCGACCCGAGCGCCGGCGAGGAAGCCGGCCTCGCCGTGCTGGCCGACGACGATCATCACTACCAGGTGGGCGTCACGCGCCGCGACGGCCGCCGGGAGGCGGTCGTTCGGCTCCGCATCGGCGACGCGACGGACGTCGTCGGGCGCAGGCCGGTCGGCGAGACGGTCGAGCTCGCGGTGGACGCCGCGGCCGACGAGTACCGCTTCCTCGTCGACGGCGAAGAGTTCGGTTCGGCGGCGACTCGGTACCTCTCGACGGAGGTTGCAGCCGGGTTCACCGGCGCCGTGTTGGGGCCCTACGCCACCGGCCGAGGGACGACCTGCGAGACGGACGCCGTGGTGGAGCGGTTCGTCTACGAGAGTTGA